TCCTGGTGCTGCTCTTAGCTGTTGCTGTCCTTTACCACGGCATTATCAACCCCTAGCCAGGTTAATCGAACCTAGCATGAGGCAGATAGTGGGATAGTTTTCTCTCATCAACTCAAAATCCCACTTGTACTGCCGCCACCGCTTTCCGCTTGGAATCATCGGTTGAGAATTCCATAGATTCTTACCTTTGGCTAAATGTGTGAATTTTTCTTGCAAAGGTATTGACTTATTGCAGCAAAACTGGGTTAAGGCTAAAAATTGGCAAGATCCACGTCCAAACGATACTTTTATTGACGGAGAAAACAATGGCTTTACCCGAACAAAAACGCTCTATTGGTGTATTTCCTAACCGTTTTGATGCGGAAAAGGCAATCAATGAACTGAAAGCAACAGGCTTTTCGATGGATAAAGTTTCTGTGATTGGACCGGATACAAATCCTGAGGAAGTAGAGGCTGCAGCTAACAATCTTGGTGGTATCGACAATCAAAGTAATCAAGCTGCTAGAGCAGGTACGATCTCTGGGGGTGCATTAGGAGGACTAGCGGGTGTATTAACGGGAATTGCAACTTTAACAATTCCTGGGTTGGGTCCGGTAGTAGCAGGTGGTGCTGCAGCAACTGCTTTAGCATCAACCCTCGCTGGCACTGCTGTAGGAGCAACAGCTGGCGGCTTAGTCGGGGGGATGAGTAGTCTAGCAATTCCTGAACTCAAAGCCCAAGCTTACAAAGATTGGCTATCACGCGGTGCTTACCTAGTGATGCTAGAAGGCTCAGAAGACGATATCGGTCGTGCTGAAACTATTCTGAGTCGCGGTGGCATTCAAGATTGGTTTGTCTATCAATAAAGCATCTGGTACATCACTAGCTTGCAGGCTGTAATGTTAAATATGCCAACAACATCCTTGAGTACCAGGTTTCATCTAGTTGCTAATGTTGTTTGTCCAAAGTCCAAAATACAAGCAACGCCTGATTAAACAAACCACAATACAGGTGTCAATTCAAGGGGAAGCACTGCCTCAAAACAGGAGCTTGCTTAGGGAATTGCAACTAGAGTAGTGCCCTAGAGATATAAGGCTTGTCCAGCCTAAGCTGTGCCAGACTACAACATTCCCAACGGTACTAGGGGATGGGCGACGTACCCAAATTTATCGAATGCACAGGCGAAGAATTTTGTATTGTCCTGGTCATGTCCGCTGAAAGGATAGGAAGTTACGCGATCGCTTCTCGTAAACTTCTGCACAAAACATTAAACTCACACGAATAGGACTGGAACGGTTAAACGCTGGTTTTAGCCTTGAGCTGTCTGTATCTAGTAACCCATTAACTGTTTATTGGTAGTTCAACAATGGCAAAATAGCAGCCCTGAATCTCTAGCACTACTCACTTTTCATGCGATTACCATGTTTTTAAGCAGAGCTGAACTTGTGAATAACCAGCAAACAGCAGAACTTTCTGTTTTTGTAGCTAAGCTCAAAGACGGTATTTGGATACTAGGTGTTGCATCTTGGCTGTTCGGAATCACTCATAGAAGTATTGCTTCATTTTCTGATGGCTATTTATCTGCCATAGAGATAATGCAGTTGTTTACAGCTTCCTTCTTCTTTATCGGTTGGCTGTATTTAAAGCCAGCGACAAGCTTTAGCAATGAGGGCATTAATGACTAGCACCTCTTCCGCATCTACTTGGCTATGTTTCAACTATTGTATCCACTAATTCATGCTTTCCAGCCTGTTCTAGCTCCTCTTTGTTTTGTAACTGCTTGGGTCTTGGTTGTTCTGCTAATGTGGACTATCTGGATAGCTGCACGCGATGGAATTGCTACTGTTAAGCGTTTGCATCAAATTCCCTGTGCTAACTGTCAATTCTTTACAGACGACTATCTTCTCAAGTGTGCAGTGCATCCCACTTTTGCTCTAACTGAAGAAGCAATCAATTGCTCTGATTTTTGTCCTCGGGGTAGACCGGTTTAAGCAGTTGAGTTAGGAATCGAGTCGG
This window of the Chroococcidiopsis sp. CCMEE 29 genome carries:
- a CDS encoding general stress protein, which encodes MALPEQKRSIGVFPNRFDAEKAINELKATGFSMDKVSVIGPDTNPEEVEAAANNLGGIDNQSNQAARAGTISGGALGGLAGVLTGIATLTIPGLGPVVAGGAAATALASTLAGTAVGATAGGLVGGMSSLAIPELKAQAYKDWLSRGAYLVMLEGSEDDIGRAETILSRGGIQDWFVYQ